The Peribacillus simplex genome contains a region encoding:
- the corA gene encoding magnesium/cobalt transporter CorA, which translates to MIRTCAITSNQEISFDLPLTELNNPDIEWFWVDFSNPTNKEIELLSNHFHFHPLAIEDCLDDFNQRPKMDFYDGYQFLVIHALREKVFKAVELDMFVGEKWIVSFHKEEMLELEKVREEIAGNKMLKQSPFFLMHRIIDRIVDEFFPPVYKIESELGSIEENTENDTINELMDQLFDLRTDMSRLRRTILPMRDLLYRMISSERLNYLKDQHLYFNDVYDHLLKLTEMLESYRDFSSDIRDSYLSVNSNNMNSTMMTLTVITTIFMPLTFIVGVYGMNFEYMPELNWHYGYFLILGMMGGIALMMFLFFVKKGWLNPKNRSRKR; encoded by the coding sequence TTGATAAGGACTTGTGCAATTACTTCTAATCAAGAAATCAGTTTTGATTTACCGCTTACGGAATTGAATAATCCGGATATCGAGTGGTTCTGGGTGGATTTTTCCAACCCCACAAACAAGGAAATCGAACTTTTATCCAATCATTTTCACTTTCACCCGCTGGCAATTGAAGACTGCCTGGATGATTTTAATCAACGTCCCAAAATGGATTTTTATGACGGCTACCAATTTCTGGTGATACATGCTCTAAGGGAGAAGGTATTTAAAGCAGTGGAATTGGATATGTTTGTTGGTGAAAAATGGATAGTCAGTTTTCATAAGGAAGAGATGCTTGAACTGGAAAAGGTACGGGAAGAAATTGCTGGTAATAAAATGTTGAAGCAAAGTCCCTTTTTCTTGATGCATAGGATAATTGACAGGATCGTCGATGAATTCTTCCCACCTGTTTATAAAATTGAAAGCGAATTGGGTAGCATTGAGGAAAATACTGAAAATGACACGATTAACGAATTGATGGATCAGCTTTTCGATTTACGTACAGATATGTCCAGGCTCCGTCGGACCATATTGCCGATGCGTGATTTATTGTACAGAATGATTTCATCGGAGCGACTGAATTACTTGAAAGATCAGCACCTTTATTTTAATGATGTGTACGATCATCTTCTTAAATTGACTGAAATGCTTGAATCCTATCGAGATTTTTCGTCAGATATCCGTGATAGTTATTTGTCTGTGAACTCTAATAATATGAATTCAACGATGATGACATTGACTGTCATCACTACCATTTTCATGCCGCTGACCTTCATAGTTGGCGTATATGGGATGAATTTTGAATATATGCCGGAATTAAATTGGCATTATGGCTATTTCCTCATTCTTGGAATGATGGGCGGAATTGCCTTGATGATGTTTTTATTCTTTGTTAAAAAAGGTTGGCTCAATCCAAAGAATAGGTCGCGAAAGAGATGA